One region of Mycobacterium riyadhense genomic DNA includes:
- a CDS encoding LppX_LprAFG lipoprotein, translated as MKPHTVVAAAAAALAVVLAIGGCAGNGSPGAKSSGTTATGTSGEAATLLKQATDVMRKVTGMHLTLAVQGDVPNLRVTKLEGDISNTPQTVATGIATVLVGNTPQEAKFVFVDGHLYSDLGQPGTYTDFGNGASIYRVSVLLDPNKGLANLLANLKDAAVAGSQQVNGVATTKITGESSADDVATLSGSRLTDETISTVPTTVWTASDGSSHLVQLQIAPTPNTSVTLTMSDWGKQVTATKPV; from the coding sequence ATGAAGCCTCATACCGTTGTTGCCGCCGCGGCTGCTGCGCTCGCCGTCGTACTCGCGATCGGCGGCTGCGCAGGCAATGGGAGCCCCGGGGCCAAATCGTCGGGCACCACGGCCACCGGAACCAGCGGCGAGGCGGCAACGCTGCTCAAACAGGCCACCGATGTCATGCGCAAAGTCACCGGGATGCATCTGACCCTTGCGGTGCAAGGCGATGTGCCCAACCTGCGGGTGACCAAACTCGAGGGCGATATCTCCAACACGCCACAGACCGTCGCCACCGGAATCGCGACCGTGCTCGTCGGCAATACTCCGCAAGAAGCAAAGTTCGTCTTTGTCGATGGACATCTGTACTCCGACCTGGGACAACCCGGCACGTACACCGACTTCGGCAACGGCGCCTCGATCTACAGAGTGTCGGTGCTTCTCGACCCCAACAAGGGCTTGGCCAACCTGCTGGCCAACCTCAAGGACGCGGCGGTGGCCGGCAGCCAGCAAGTCAACGGGGTTGCTACCACCAAGATCACCGGAGAGTCGTCTGCCGACGACGTCGCGACGCTGTCCGGGTCACGGCTCACCGACGAAACCATCTCGACGGTGCCGACCACGGTCTGGACGGCCTCGGATGGGTCCTCTCACCTCGTCCAGCTCCAGATCGCCCCAACCCCAAACACTTCGGTGACGCTGACAATGTCCGACTGGGGCAAACAGGTCACCGCAACCAAACCCGTCTAG
- a CDS encoding FHA domain-containing protein, which yields MQDRIATTNPARLELRAAGRTWHATANRVWTIGRANEADIRLDNPRVSRNHAALEPTPDGWVLTNRSSNGMFVAGQRVERLTIRQPITVLLGSATSGEAVELHPAAPGGPKDVKPPEQQVETTVARPPTAVHPIDQLVVTIGRGTDNSVVLNDLLVSRRHARLRRSGNQWELVDNNSANGTYVNGHRINRALIGPNDIVGIGHQLLHLSGDRLVEYVDTGDISYEASSLRVVTNKGRVLLSDVSFALPQRSLLAVVGPSGAGKSTLLGALTGFRPAGSGTVRYDERDLYDNYAELRHRIGFVPQDDILHTPLTVRRALNYAARLRFPQDVSASERKQRIEEVLAELGLSTQADQRIDSLSGGQRKRTSVALELLTKPSLLFLDEPTSGLDPGYEKSVMQTLRSLADDGRSVVVVTHNIAHLNMCDRLLILAPGGRLAYFGPPQQALSYFNCTDFADLFTLLEHDKSTDWTARFNASPLRAALAPRPALRPPGSAPAPAAKPVAQQSPFAQFAILCRRYLAVIAADRQYSVFLLLLPLLLSLFAYAVPGEAGLSLAKAIEQKSTQPSQLLVLLIIGGGLMGCAASIREIVKEQAIYRREHGIGLSGGAYLASKLLVLGVLTTAQGLILGFLGAAFLPPPDQSVVLPWPRVEVAVAVVAVTVVSMMIGLLISAMIGNADRGMPLLVLVVFAELVLCGGMFGVQGRIPLEQLAWLSPSRWAFAMGASTVDLNDLRRTIPGGEQDPLWDYDVSSWLMAAGACVMQAIVLVMLIALRLKRLDPQRKPRR from the coding sequence ATGCAGGACAGGATCGCCACCACCAATCCAGCCCGGCTGGAACTGCGGGCCGCCGGACGCACCTGGCATGCCACCGCAAACCGGGTCTGGACCATCGGACGCGCCAACGAAGCCGATATCCGCCTGGACAATCCGCGGGTGTCGCGAAACCACGCCGCGCTGGAGCCGACTCCCGACGGGTGGGTTCTGACCAACCGCAGCAGCAATGGGATGTTCGTAGCCGGTCAACGGGTGGAGCGCCTGACGATTCGTCAGCCCATCACGGTATTGCTGGGTTCGGCGACTTCCGGGGAGGCAGTGGAACTACACCCAGCTGCCCCGGGCGGACCAAAAGATGTCAAGCCTCCCGAACAGCAGGTCGAGACGACGGTAGCCCGGCCGCCGACGGCAGTGCACCCCATCGACCAGTTGGTCGTCACGATCGGCCGGGGGACCGACAACAGTGTTGTCCTCAACGACTTGCTGGTTTCGCGCCGCCATGCCAGGTTGCGGCGCTCCGGCAACCAGTGGGAGCTGGTCGACAACAACAGCGCCAACGGCACCTACGTCAACGGCCACCGGATCAACCGTGCCCTCATCGGACCCAACGACATCGTCGGCATCGGCCATCAACTGCTGCACCTGTCCGGTGACCGGCTGGTGGAATACGTTGACACCGGCGACATTTCGTACGAGGCGTCCAGTTTGCGGGTGGTCACCAACAAGGGTCGCGTGTTGCTGTCCGATGTCAGCTTCGCGCTGCCGCAACGCAGCCTGTTGGCGGTGGTGGGGCCGAGCGGCGCGGGGAAATCCACGCTGCTGGGCGCGCTGACCGGATTCCGCCCGGCCGGTAGCGGCACCGTGCGATACGACGAGCGCGACCTCTATGACAACTATGCCGAGCTGCGGCACCGCATCGGATTCGTGCCCCAAGACGACATCCTGCACACCCCGCTGACGGTACGGCGGGCGCTGAATTACGCGGCCCGGCTAAGGTTTCCGCAGGACGTCTCCGCCAGCGAACGCAAGCAGCGCATCGAGGAGGTGCTGGCCGAGCTCGGGCTTTCCACCCAGGCCGATCAGCGCATCGACAGCCTGTCGGGCGGTCAGCGCAAGCGCACCAGCGTCGCGCTGGAGCTGCTGACCAAACCGTCGCTGCTGTTTCTCGACGAACCCACGTCGGGCCTCGACCCGGGCTACGAGAAATCGGTGATGCAGACCCTGCGCTCGCTGGCCGACGACGGCCGCTCTGTGGTGGTGGTCACGCACAACATTGCCCACCTGAATATGTGCGACCGGCTGCTCATCCTGGCCCCCGGAGGTCGGCTGGCCTATTTCGGTCCACCCCAGCAAGCGTTGAGCTACTTCAACTGCACCGACTTCGCTGACCTTTTTACCCTCCTCGAACATGACAAATCGACCGATTGGACCGCCCGGTTCAATGCCTCGCCCCTGCGCGCGGCACTCGCCCCCCGCCCCGCCCTGCGGCCACCGGGATCCGCCCCCGCGCCAGCAGCCAAGCCGGTAGCTCAGCAGAGCCCATTCGCCCAATTCGCCATCCTGTGCCGGCGCTATCTGGCGGTCATCGCGGCCGACCGACAGTACTCGGTATTTTTGCTGTTGCTGCCGCTGCTGCTAAGCCTGTTCGCGTACGCCGTCCCGGGCGAAGCCGGGTTGTCACTGGCCAAGGCCATCGAACAAAAGTCGACTCAACCGTCACAGTTGCTGGTGCTGCTGATCATCGGCGGCGGCCTGATGGGCTGCGCGGCATCCATCCGGGAAATCGTGAAGGAACAGGCAATCTATCGCCGAGAACATGGCATCGGCTTGTCCGGCGGCGCCTACCTGGCCTCGAAGTTGCTGGTCCTTGGCGTGCTGACGACCGCGCAGGGGCTGATTCTGGGCTTCCTGGGGGCCGCGTTCCTGCCGCCGCCCGATCAGTCGGTGGTATTGCCTTGGCCCAGGGTCGAAGTGGCAGTGGCGGTGGTCGCCGTCACCGTGGTCTCGATGATGATCGGCCTACTGATTTCGGCCATGATTGGCAACGCCGATCGAGGCATGCCGCTATTGGTGCTGGTGGTCTTTGCCGAACTCGTACTGTGTGGCGGGATGTTCGGTGTGCAAGGCCGGATCCCGCTGGAGCAGCTGGCGTGGCTGTCCCCGTCGCGGTGGGCCTTCGCGATGGGCGCTTCGACGGTCGATCTCAACGACCTGCGCCGGACCATACCGGGCGGGGAACAAGATCCGTTGTGGGACTACGACGTCAGCAGTTGGCTGATGGCCGCTGGGGCCTGTGTTATGCAGGCGATCGTACTGGTGATGCTGATCGCGTTGCGCCTCAAGCGCCTCGACCCGCAGCGTAAGCCACGCCGCTGA
- a CDS encoding DUF732 domain-containing protein, translated as MFSTTITAALSTAIGAAAVGLAVATAGAASASTADEAFISQMEAIGVTFSSPQAAVAQGHQVCRELAGGKTGTQIAQEVLSQTNLTTKQAAYFVVDATKAYCPQYASQLT; from the coding sequence ATGTTCTCAACCACCATCACCGCAGCTCTGTCCACCGCCATCGGCGCCGCCGCCGTCGGGCTTGCCGTCGCAACCGCCGGGGCCGCCTCGGCTAGCACCGCCGACGAGGCTTTCATCTCCCAGATGGAGGCCATCGGCGTCACGTTCTCTTCCCCACAAGCAGCCGTTGCGCAAGGCCACCAGGTCTGCCGCGAGTTGGCCGGTGGCAAGACCGGAACCCAAATCGCCCAGGAGGTCCTCAGCCAGACCAACCTGACCACGAAGCAGGCCGCCTACTTCGTCGTTGACGCGACCAAGGCCTACTGCCCGCAATACGCCAGCCAACTCACATAG
- a CDS encoding serine/threonine-protein kinase: protein MSEAPGSRAGSMFGPYLLKRPLGRGGMGEVYEAEHTVKGWTVALKLMSEAVSNDPVFRERMKREARITGRLQDPHVVPIHDYGEVDGQMFLEMRLIEGTDLDTMLKRFGPLSPPRAVAIHSQIASALDAAHAAGVMHRDVKPPNILITGNDFAYLVDFGIASAATDEKLTQLGAAVGTWKYMAPERFTNDKVTFRADIYSLACVLYECLTGAAPYSSASAGTLVSAHMMDPIPRPSAANAGIPRAFDDVIARGMAKSAQERYASAGDLARAAHEALSTPDQDRAATILRRSRESTLPTEVSEPRTVQHPRPAGPVAPAGYPRWGPGNRPLPPPPAPAPPQHFAGTPGWHHGPPTPRRRNPWAIVTGVAALFLVLILGAIGIWAATKNDSRLDAPKTTTFTTTTTAPATTTTSPPSTPLTSAAQARLMSLLPSGYAPGTCTPDSQPMPGAVVSVKCGQNTDPNGPRSAAFGLYPDLAALQKAFTGFIGTFTIVSCPGGKASPGTWWHTQDPSTILGQLACGNYKDNEPQLMWSNEQTLVFGLVAGKPQTLDQLYKWWASHS, encoded by the coding sequence ATGAGCGAGGCGCCAGGCTCGCGGGCGGGATCAATGTTTGGGCCCTACCTTCTCAAACGACCGCTGGGCCGCGGTGGAATGGGCGAGGTCTACGAGGCCGAGCACACCGTCAAAGGGTGGACGGTCGCGCTCAAGCTGATGTCGGAAGCCGTCAGCAACGACCCGGTATTTCGCGAGCGGATGAAGCGCGAAGCCCGCATTACCGGCCGTTTGCAGGATCCCCACGTGGTGCCCATCCACGACTACGGCGAAGTCGACGGGCAAATGTTCTTGGAGATGCGCCTCATCGAGGGCACCGACCTGGACACCATGCTCAAACGCTTTGGCCCGCTCAGCCCGCCACGCGCGGTGGCCATCCACAGCCAGATCGCGTCGGCCTTGGACGCCGCGCACGCCGCCGGGGTGATGCACCGCGACGTCAAGCCACCCAACATCCTCATCACCGGCAACGATTTCGCCTACCTCGTCGACTTCGGTATCGCCAGCGCCGCCACCGATGAAAAGCTCACCCAATTGGGCGCCGCGGTAGGCACCTGGAAATACATGGCCCCCGAACGGTTTACGAACGACAAGGTGACCTTTCGCGCCGACATCTATTCGCTGGCCTGCGTGCTCTATGAGTGCCTGACCGGGGCCGCGCCGTACTCGTCCGCAAGCGCCGGCACGCTCGTCAGCGCCCACATGATGGATCCCATTCCACGACCCAGCGCCGCGAACGCGGGTATCCCCAGGGCGTTTGACGACGTGATCGCCCGCGGCATGGCCAAAAGTGCCCAGGAACGCTACGCCAGCGCCGGTGATCTGGCGCGGGCTGCGCACGAGGCGCTCAGTACCCCCGATCAGGACCGGGCCGCCACCATCCTGCGCCGTAGCCGGGAATCGACGTTGCCCACCGAGGTATCCGAGCCGCGAACCGTCCAGCACCCACGACCGGCTGGTCCGGTTGCTCCGGCCGGTTACCCGCGTTGGGGTCCCGGCAACCGCCCGTTGCCGCCCCCGCCAGCCCCCGCCCCACCGCAACACTTCGCCGGCACACCTGGGTGGCACCACGGGCCACCGACGCCGCGCAGACGCAATCCGTGGGCGATCGTCACCGGTGTGGCCGCGCTGTTCCTGGTGCTCATCCTGGGTGCCATCGGGATCTGGGCTGCCACCAAGAATGACTCAAGGTTGGACGCTCCAAAGACCACGACCTTTACGACCACGACCACCGCACCGGCGACCACGACGACAAGCCCCCCGTCCACCCCGCTAACGTCGGCCGCCCAAGCCCGACTGATGAGCCTGCTGCCTTCGGGCTATGCCCCCGGCACCTGCACACCGGATAGTCAACCCATGCCGGGTGCGGTGGTCTCGGTGAAGTGCGGGCAGAACACCGATCCCAACGGGCCCCGAAGCGCGGCCTTCGGCCTGTACCCCGACCTCGCGGCGCTGCAGAAAGCTTTCACCGGATTCATCGGGACCTTCACGATCGTGAGCTGCCCCGGCGGTAAGGCATCACCGGGCACCTGGTGGCACACCCAAGACCCCAGCACCATCCTCGGTCAGCTCGCGTGCGGCAACTACAAAGACAACGAGCCACAGCTGATGTGGAGCAACGAGCAAACCTTGGTATTCGGGCTAGTCGCTGGGAAGCCGCAGACCCTCGATCAGCTATACAAGTGGTGGGCTTCCCACTCGTGA
- a CDS encoding C39 family peptidase produces the protein MKINIATAVKTAIFAAAASALALGLANPAEASAGTMYGDPTAAAKYWRHQNYDDCAIMSSADVVGELTGKLPSERSIIKVAQSTPSVSHPGSIYVKPADKNDPNSGMGTDPGDLPTLLAHYGIHAVNTDADSAEQTGVATGMEALEQYLGTGHKVIVGVNAELIWNQPVENTGSDGQPRADHAVVVTGVDTGNGIVHLNDSGSPDGRDEQIPMAVFIKAWAASHDFMTVTEETSE, from the coding sequence GTGAAGATCAACATTGCCACCGCAGTCAAGACCGCCATCTTCGCCGCTGCCGCCAGCGCCCTCGCGCTCGGACTCGCCAACCCGGCCGAAGCTTCGGCGGGCACCATGTACGGCGACCCGACGGCAGCCGCCAAGTACTGGCGGCACCAGAACTACGACGACTGCGCGATCATGTCAAGTGCCGACGTGGTGGGTGAGCTGACCGGCAAGCTGCCCTCCGAGCGGTCCATCATCAAGGTGGCCCAGTCGACCCCCAGCGTCAGCCACCCGGGCTCGATCTATGTAAAGCCGGCTGACAAGAACGACCCAAACTCCGGAATGGGCACCGACCCGGGCGACCTTCCAACGCTGCTGGCGCACTACGGAATCCACGCCGTGAACACCGACGCCGACAGTGCCGAACAGACCGGCGTCGCAACCGGCATGGAGGCACTCGAGCAATACCTGGGCACCGGCCACAAGGTGATCGTCGGGGTTAACGCCGAACTGATCTGGAACCAGCCGGTTGAAAACACGGGCAGTGACGGCCAGCCGCGCGCTGACCACGCAGTGGTCGTGACCGGTGTCGACACCGGCAACGGCATCGTGCACCTCAACGACAGCGGCAGCCCCGACGGCCGTGACGAGCAGATCCCCATGGCAGTCTTCATCAAGGCCTGGGCCGCCAGTCACGACTTCATGACCGTCACCGAGGAAACCAGCGAGTGA
- a CDS encoding DUF4189 domain-containing protein, which yields MTTRMGRRRRLATTVGRLAAATAMTVTLAPTAHAAESYGAIAYSANGSWGRSYAYPTRAAAEATAIKHCGYSDCKVLTSFTACGAVAAKDHDYKGGVGADLSSAMKDALSKLSGGYIDTWACN from the coding sequence ATGACGACGAGGATGGGCCGTCGGCGGCGGTTAGCGACGACGGTTGGCCGGCTGGCTGCCGCCACCGCGATGACCGTCACGCTCGCTCCCACGGCACACGCCGCCGAGTCCTATGGCGCAATTGCCTATTCCGCCAACGGCTCGTGGGGCCGATCGTATGCCTACCCAACCCGGGCAGCTGCCGAGGCGACGGCGATCAAACATTGCGGCTACTCCGACTGCAAGGTGCTCACCAGCTTCACCGCGTGTGGGGCCGTGGCCGCGAAAGATCACGACTACAAGGGCGGGGTTGGTGCCGACCTGAGCTCCGCGATGAAGGACGCGTTATCCAAACTCAGCGGCGGCTACATCGACACCTGGGCTTGCAACTAG
- the embR gene encoding ATPase/transcriptional regulator EmbR (Phosphorylation of EmbR by cognate serine/threonine kinase PknH leads to increased DNA-binding activity, increased expression of embCAB genes, and reduced senstivity to ethambutol.) has product MAGSAMMDRRLEFGLLGPLEMSIDGALVPLGTPKQRAVLAMLVINRNRPVGVDALITALWEDWPPSGARASIHSYVSNLRKLLGGAGIDPRVALAAAPPGYRLSIPDNTCDLGRFIAEKTAGVHAAAAGRFEEASRHLSAALREWRGPVLDDLRDCQFVDSFATALVEDKVLAHTAKAEAEIACGRASAVIAELETLTVEHPYREPLWAQLITAYYLTDRQSDALGAYRRVKTTLADDLGIDPGPTLRALNERILRQEPLDAKKSAKTTAAGTVTVLDQRTMVSGQQAVAFLHDIATGRSYPLQSAATRIGRLSDNDIVLDSANVSRHHAVIVDTGTNYIINDLRSSNGVHVQHQRIRAAATLNDGDHIRICDHEFTFQISANTQA; this is encoded by the coding sequence ATGGCTGGTAGCGCGATGATGGACAGACGTCTCGAATTCGGTCTGCTCGGACCATTGGAGATGAGCATTGACGGCGCCCTAGTGCCATTGGGCACCCCAAAACAACGGGCGGTGCTGGCCATGCTGGTAATCAACCGCAACCGACCGGTCGGGGTCGACGCGCTCATCACCGCCCTATGGGAGGACTGGCCACCGTCGGGGGCCAGGGCCAGTATCCACTCGTACGTGTCCAATCTGCGCAAGCTCCTCGGCGGTGCCGGCATCGACCCGCGAGTGGCATTGGCCGCGGCGCCGCCGGGTTACCGGCTCAGCATCCCCGACAACACTTGCGATCTCGGGCGGTTCATCGCTGAAAAGACCGCCGGTGTCCACGCCGCGGCCGCCGGACGTTTCGAAGAGGCCAGCCGGCACCTTTCGGCGGCGCTGAGGGAATGGCGTGGACCGGTGCTCGACGATCTGCGCGACTGTCAATTCGTCGATTCCTTTGCAACGGCGCTCGTAGAGGACAAGGTTCTGGCTCATACGGCGAAGGCGGAAGCCGAAATCGCTTGCGGGCGGGCCTCCGCGGTGATCGCCGAGCTCGAGACTCTTACCGTGGAGCACCCCTACCGCGAGCCGTTGTGGGCACAGCTGATCACCGCCTATTACTTGACCGACCGTCAATCCGACGCCTTGGGCGCCTACCGGCGGGTGAAGACCACCCTCGCCGATGACCTGGGCATCGACCCCGGCCCAACCTTGCGTGCCCTCAATGAGCGGATTCTGCGCCAGGAACCGCTGGACGCCAAGAAATCCGCCAAGACCACCGCCGCCGGCACCGTCACGGTGCTCGATCAGCGCACCATGGTCTCCGGCCAGCAGGCCGTTGCGTTCCTACACGACATCGCGACCGGCCGCAGCTACCCGCTGCAATCCGCGGCGACCCGGATCGGGCGTCTCAGCGACAACGACATCGTCCTTGACAGCGCCAACGTCAGCCGGCACCACGCCGTCATCGTCGATACCGGCACCAACTACATCATCAACGACCTCCGGTCGTCGAACGGCGTGCACGTGCAGCATCAGCGAATCCGCGCCGCCGCCACGCTCAATGATGGCGACCACATCCGCATCTGCGACCACGAATTCACGTTCCAGATCTCCGCCAACACGCAGGCCTGA
- a CDS encoding serine/threonine-protein kinase gives MGEGPDSRVGSMFGPYHLKRLLGRGGMGEVYEADHTVKEWTVAVKVMTAEFSKDPVFRERMKREARIAGRLQEPHVVPIHDYGEIDGQMYLEMRLVEGTDLDSVLKRYGPLTPPRAVAIITQIAAALDAAHAAGVMHRDVKPPNILVTRDDFAYLVDFGIASATTDEKLTQLGTAVGTWKYMAPERFSNDEVTYRADIYALACVLYECLTGSPPYRADSATTLVTAHLMDPVPQVSAARSGIPKAFDAVIARGMAKRPEERYASAGDLARAAKEALSDPDQDHAEDILRRSRESTLPGTAFTPQPPTLAAGTPPPAAPPAPPTPSYADQLSSGPLPRSNQPQWSSGPIPSTSQPAQTPQYFQGGGWGATPPHQPPGGPPWNQPPPKSGRSPWPIVVGAAAVVVVVVLAAIGIWAVTRPGDTQPSADNPSSSVTTPSSPTTTSPPTTTTPADPQSRLFSMLPSGYATGKCTPTTPKPNSVWTGAIAMLDCGQNSNDGGPSRAVYGLFPTLGALKQAFNDDIGAVELANCPGQGPSPDTWHYAKTPDVVAGMIACGTYKNHPNVIWSNEAKLMLSDIFGDPPTLDDLHNWWAKYG, from the coding sequence ATGGGCGAGGGGCCAGACTCGCGGGTGGGGTCAATGTTCGGCCCTTACCACCTCAAACGGCTGCTGGGGCGGGGCGGCATGGGCGAGGTCTACGAGGCCGATCACACCGTCAAGGAGTGGACGGTCGCCGTCAAGGTGATGACCGCCGAGTTCAGCAAGGACCCGGTGTTTCGCGAGCGGATGAAGCGCGAAGCCCGCATCGCCGGCCGATTGCAGGAACCCCACGTGGTGCCCATCCACGACTACGGCGAGATCGACGGCCAGATGTACCTGGAGATGCGCCTCGTCGAAGGCACCGATCTGGACAGCGTGCTCAAGCGCTACGGTCCGCTGACCCCGCCACGCGCGGTGGCCATCATCACCCAAATCGCCGCGGCGCTGGACGCCGCCCACGCCGCCGGGGTGATGCACCGCGACGTGAAACCACCCAACATCCTGGTCACCCGCGACGACTTCGCCTACCTAGTTGACTTCGGGATCGCCAGCGCCACCACCGACGAAAAGCTCACCCAGCTGGGCACCGCGGTGGGCACTTGGAAATACATGGCGCCCGAACGGTTTTCCAACGACGAGGTCACCTACCGCGCCGACATCTACGCACTGGCCTGCGTGCTGTACGAATGTCTCACCGGGAGCCCGCCATACCGCGCCGACAGCGCGACCACCTTGGTCACCGCCCATCTGATGGACCCCGTCCCGCAGGTCAGCGCCGCGCGCTCGGGGATTCCCAAGGCCTTCGACGCGGTGATCGCGCGAGGCATGGCCAAAAGGCCCGAGGAACGCTACGCCAGCGCGGGCGACCTGGCGCGGGCCGCCAAAGAAGCGCTCAGCGACCCCGACCAGGACCACGCCGAGGACATCCTGCGCCGCAGCCGGGAATCCACGCTGCCCGGCACGGCGTTCACCCCACAGCCGCCAACGCTTGCTGCGGGCACCCCACCACCCGCTGCACCGCCGGCGCCCCCAACACCTTCGTACGCCGACCAGCTCAGTTCAGGGCCGCTGCCGCGCTCCAACCAGCCCCAATGGTCGAGCGGCCCCATCCCGTCCACCAGCCAGCCCGCCCAGACGCCGCAGTACTTCCAAGGCGGCGGCTGGGGCGCCACACCCCCGCACCAGCCGCCGGGCGGTCCCCCCTGGAACCAGCCGCCGCCAAAGAGCGGCCGGAGCCCCTGGCCCATCGTGGTCGGCGCAGCCGCCGTCGTGGTCGTCGTTGTCCTGGCCGCCATCGGCATCTGGGCAGTTACCCGGCCGGGCGACACCCAGCCGAGCGCCGACAACCCATCGTCGTCGGTCACAACCCCCAGCTCGCCGACCACCACGAGCCCCCCGACGACAACCACGCCAGCCGACCCGCAAAGCAGGTTGTTCAGCATGCTGCCGTCCGGCTATGCCACCGGAAAATGCACGCCCACCACTCCAAAGCCGAACAGCGTCTGGACTGGCGCGATAGCGATGCTTGACTGCGGGCAAAACAGCAACGACGGCGGCCCGAGTCGCGCGGTGTACGGGCTGTTCCCCACTCTCGGAGCGCTCAAGCAGGCCTTCAACGACGACATCGGAGCGGTCGAGCTGGCCAACTGCCCCGGGCAAGGACCGTCGCCGGACACCTGGCATTACGCCAAGACACCCGACGTCGTGGCCGGCATGATCGCTTGTGGCACGTACAAGAACCACCCCAACGTGATCTGGAGCAACGAGGCCAAACTGATGCTCAGTGACATCTTTGGGGACCCGCCCACACTCGACGACCTGCACAACTGGTGGGCGAAGTACGGCTGA